The proteins below come from a single Streptomyces spongiicola genomic window:
- a CDS encoding DUF5987 family protein, giving the protein MRRIPERKVDIAEAATFTLEAYADTIVPGEKRWPGDRAVAGVSTGGGAVACGALDLLRWDATGIHDGLEDLASRVNDHARAYAEKTGRTLDGTVPPFVSLDYDDRVRLIEELTTPGHPEKDFWVLLSLFCNMAFDSAAHLHTDESIENGHPGLAAMGITVPDTDGLWRFRDFGYGRRLADLHPDTTPSGSPA; this is encoded by the coding sequence ATCAGAAGGATCCCCGAGCGCAAGGTCGACATCGCAGAAGCTGCCACCTTCACCCTCGAGGCCTACGCGGACACCATCGTGCCGGGGGAGAAGCGCTGGCCCGGAGACCGGGCTGTCGCCGGAGTCAGCACCGGCGGCGGCGCGGTCGCCTGCGGAGCCCTCGACCTGCTCCGCTGGGACGCCACCGGCATCCACGACGGGCTCGAGGACCTGGCGAGCCGGGTCAACGACCACGCCAGGGCCTACGCCGAGAAGACCGGCCGCACGCTCGACGGGACCGTCCCGCCGTTCGTGTCCCTCGACTACGACGACCGCGTCCGGCTCATCGAGGAACTGACGACGCCGGGCCACCCGGAGAAGGACTTCTGGGTCCTGCTCTCCCTCTTCTGCAACATGGCCTTCGACTCCGCCGCCCATCTGCACACCGACGAGTCCATCGAGAACGGCCACCCGGGCCTGGCGGCCATGGGCATCACCGTTCCGGACACCGACGGGCTGTGGCGCTTCCGGGACTTCGGCTACGGCCGCCGGCTCGCCGACCTCCACCCCGACACCACCCCCTCCGGGAGCCCAGCATGA
- a CDS encoding ParB/RepB/Spo0J family partition protein: protein MESTDKRLKLPTNFTHRIRIAALLPADSPRLNGVDESHVRRLADAYASLPPILVHRPTMRVIDGSHRVAAAALVGQDSVEAHYFDGPEEDLFLRSVSANTAHGLPLTVGDRKAAAARILRSHTDLSDRTVAAYTGLDAKTVATVRRSSTEDARRSNTRIGSDGKAHPLDRTTERLHAARLMASRPDLPLRAIVKETGLSLGTAHDVRQRLRRGESPVPDQRRGTAPVPARATATAPPGTGRPAPPSVKAPGGPVRPAVRQPTAGSTGSSGRTRTSLETLRNLAGDPSLRHSETGRHFLRWLHTHFLVDDSWRQQLDAVPPHCTATVAELALQCAQTWRRFAEDLSSRRLTDIAPAPTARPASESRH from the coding sequence ATGGAGAGCACGGACAAGCGTCTGAAACTGCCCACGAACTTCACTCACCGGATCCGCATAGCGGCCCTTCTCCCGGCGGATTCGCCCCGGTTGAACGGTGTCGACGAGAGCCATGTACGACGACTCGCCGACGCCTACGCCTCGCTTCCGCCGATCCTCGTCCACCGTCCGACGATGCGCGTCATAGACGGCTCGCACCGGGTGGCGGCCGCCGCGCTGGTCGGTCAGGACAGCGTGGAGGCGCACTACTTCGACGGCCCCGAGGAGGACCTCTTCCTCCGGTCGGTGTCCGCGAACACGGCACACGGCCTCCCCCTGACGGTCGGCGACCGCAAGGCCGCCGCCGCACGCATCCTCCGCTCGCACACGGACCTGTCCGACCGCACCGTGGCCGCCTACACCGGCCTCGACGCGAAGACGGTCGCCACCGTGCGCCGCAGTTCAACCGAGGATGCGAGACGGTCGAACACCCGTATAGGGAGCGACGGCAAGGCGCATCCCCTCGACCGCACCACCGAGCGTCTGCACGCCGCCCGGCTGATGGCCAGCCGGCCGGATCTGCCGCTGCGGGCGATCGTCAAGGAGACCGGGCTGTCCCTCGGCACCGCCCATGACGTGCGGCAGCGCCTGCGGCGCGGCGAGTCGCCGGTCCCCGACCAGCGCCGCGGTACCGCGCCGGTCCCCGCCCGCGCGACCGCCACCGCCCCGCCCGGCACCGGCCGGCCCGCCCCTCCCTCGGTGAAGGCCCCGGGCGGACCCGTGAGGCCGGCGGTGCGGCAGCCGACGGCCGGGAGCACGGGAAGCTCCGGACGGACCCGGACCTCGCTGGAGACGCTGCGCAACCTCGCCGGGGACCCGTCGCTGCGCCACTCCGAAACCGGCCGGCACTTCCTGCGCTGGCTCCACACACACTTCCTGGTGGACGACTCCTGGCGGCAGCAGCTCGACGCCGTGCCCCCGCACTGCACGGCCACGGTCGCCGAACTCGCCCTTCAGTGCGCGCAGACCTGGCGCAGGTTCGCCGAGGACCTGAGCAGCAGGCGCCTGACCGACATCGCGCCCGCCCCCACCGCACGGCCCGCCTCGGAATCCCGGCACTGA
- a CDS encoding helix-turn-helix transcriptional regulator produces MTSTAIERAVRNVIQDMHTNLGQDLTIDDMARTAMFSKFHFTRAFRDVTGTSPGRFLSALRLQEAKRLLVDTGFSVADISSQVGYSSVGTFSSRFKACVGVSPSMFRELGGFTPAIETDPAGDDISTSNILRGRIALPEDRAPGNCFLGLFPAPVPQGQPVRCAVLDGPGSFELRDVPSGTWYVLVHSVPYGYEHLASGTGDEDVVSVGRYGPVTAHPDTLLLPVEITLRPVEPMDPPVLMALLDLRANARESHAA; encoded by the coding sequence GTGACCTCCACCGCCATCGAGCGTGCCGTCCGCAATGTGATCCAGGACATGCACACAAATCTCGGTCAGGATCTGACGATTGACGACATGGCCCGCACCGCCATGTTCAGCAAATTCCATTTCACCCGGGCATTTCGAGACGTGACCGGTACGTCTCCCGGACGCTTTCTGTCCGCTCTCCGGCTCCAGGAGGCGAAACGCCTCCTCGTCGACACCGGATTCAGCGTCGCCGACATCAGCAGCCAGGTCGGATACAGCAGTGTGGGCACTTTCAGCTCGCGCTTCAAAGCGTGCGTCGGAGTTTCCCCGAGCATGTTCCGCGAACTCGGCGGATTCACACCCGCCATCGAGACCGACCCGGCCGGAGACGACATCTCCACGAGCAACATCCTGCGCGGCCGCATCGCCCTTCCCGAAGACCGCGCCCCGGGCAACTGCTTCCTCGGCCTCTTCCCGGCGCCTGTCCCCCAGGGGCAGCCCGTGCGCTGCGCCGTCCTGGACGGCCCGGGCTCCTTCGAGCTGCGCGACGTCCCTTCCGGCACCTGGTACGTGCTCGTCCACTCGGTCCCGTACGGCTACGAGCACCTGGCGTCGGGAACCGGTGACGAGGACGTCGTGTCCGTCGGCCGCTACGGGCCGGTCACCGCGCACCCCGACACCCTGCTGCTGCCCGTCGAGATCACGCTCCGCCCGGTGGAGCCCATGGACCCGCCGGTCCTGATGGCCCTGCTCGACCTGCGGGCCAACGCCCGCGAGAGCCACGCCGCCTGA
- a CDS encoding cytochrome P450, whose product MSVHPPGPPVRALPGLLRKLAVDRLGMMRDAAALSDAVRVSMGPKKMYILNRPDYAKHVLADNAANYHKGIGLVESRKVLGDGLLTSEGELWRAQRRNVQPAFKPGRIAAQAGAVAEESARLVELLRARAGAGPVDVLGEVTGLTLGVLGRTLMDTALDRYDGIAHAFEAVQDQAMFDMVTQGLVPTWVPLGTQRRFRRARRELARTVTGLVADRSARMSEGDGADDAFARMILAAREHGDPAVGRRLLREELVTLLLAGHETTASTLGWTLLLLARHPHIRGLVREETRSVLAGGRVPEAEDLHKLTYTTQAVQEAMRLYPPVWILPRVAQSDDEVGGFTVPAGADVLISPYTLHRHPDLWEEPERYDPGRFDPSRVASRPRYAYIPFGAGPRFCVGSNLGMMEAVFVTALVTRDLDLAVVPGHEAVAEPMMSLRMRGGLPMTVRPAE is encoded by the coding sequence ATGAGCGTCCATCCGCCGGGCCCGCCCGTGCGGGCCCTGCCCGGTCTGCTGCGGAAGCTGGCGGTCGACCGGCTCGGCATGATGCGGGACGCGGCGGCGCTCTCCGACGCCGTACGCGTCTCCATGGGCCCGAAGAAGATGTACATCCTCAACCGGCCCGACTACGCCAAGCACGTGCTGGCGGACAACGCCGCCAACTACCACAAGGGCATCGGCCTCGTGGAGTCCCGCAAGGTACTCGGCGACGGTCTGCTCACCAGCGAGGGCGAGCTGTGGCGCGCCCAGCGGCGCAATGTGCAGCCCGCGTTCAAGCCCGGCCGGATCGCCGCCCAGGCCGGGGCCGTGGCGGAGGAGTCCGCGCGGCTGGTGGAACTGCTGCGCGCCCGCGCCGGCGCGGGACCCGTGGACGTGCTCGGCGAGGTCACCGGTCTGACCCTCGGGGTGCTGGGCCGGACCCTGATGGACACGGCCCTCGACCGGTACGACGGCATCGCCCACGCCTTCGAGGCCGTACAGGACCAGGCGATGTTCGACATGGTCACGCAGGGCCTGGTGCCGACCTGGGTGCCGCTGGGGACCCAACGGCGGTTCCGCAGGGCCCGCCGGGAACTGGCCAGGACCGTCACCGGACTCGTCGCCGATCGCAGCGCCCGCATGTCCGAGGGCGACGGCGCCGACGACGCGTTCGCCCGGATGATCCTCGCGGCACGGGAGCACGGTGATCCGGCAGTCGGCCGCCGGCTCCTCCGGGAGGAACTGGTCACGCTGCTGCTCGCCGGCCACGAGACGACGGCGAGCACGCTCGGCTGGACCCTGCTGCTGCTCGCCCGCCACCCGCACATCCGCGGTCTGGTCCGTGAGGAGACCCGCTCGGTGCTGGCCGGCGGCCGCGTGCCGGAGGCGGAGGACCTGCACAAGCTCACCTACACGACCCAGGCCGTGCAGGAGGCCATGCGGCTGTATCCGCCGGTGTGGATCCTGCCGCGGGTCGCCCAGAGCGACGACGAGGTCGGCGGGTTCACGGTGCCGGCCGGCGCCGACGTGCTGATATCCCCGTACACGCTGCACCGCCATCCGGACCTGTGGGAGGAGCCGGAACGGTACGACCCGGGCCGCTTCGACCCGTCACGGGTCGCGAGCCGCCCGCGGTACGCCTACATCCCCTTCGGTGCGGGACCGCGGTTCTGCGTGGGCAGCAACCTCGGCATGATGGAAGCGGTGTTCGTCACGGCGCTGGTCACCCGGGATCTCGACCTGGCCGTGGTGCCAGGGCACGAGGCGGTCGCCGAGCCGATGATGTCCCTGCGGATGCGCGGGGGGCTGCCGATGACGGTCCGTCCGGCGGAGTGA
- a CDS encoding flavin reductase family protein, whose product MSTLTAAAPGAAVVGDPARLRRALGAFATGVTVVTVGGASPRGMTANSFTSVSLDPALVLVCVGNDAVMNRALAESDTFAVSVLGAGQEDVARHFADRSRPMGAEQFEAVDWLPGRATDAPLIAGAAAHFECVRWGAYDGGDHTIRLGRVTTLDDLPDRDPLVFHRGRFRQLAAQAQGGAA is encoded by the coding sequence ATGAGCACCCTGACCGCCGCAGCGCCGGGGGCCGCCGTCGTCGGCGACCCCGCGAGGCTGCGGCGGGCACTGGGGGCCTTCGCCACCGGCGTGACCGTCGTGACGGTCGGCGGAGCCTCACCGCGGGGCATGACCGCCAACTCCTTCACATCGGTGTCGCTGGATCCGGCCCTCGTGCTGGTGTGCGTGGGAAACGACGCGGTCATGAACCGCGCCCTCGCCGAGTCCGACACCTTCGCGGTGTCGGTCCTCGGCGCCGGTCAGGAGGATGTGGCCCGGCACTTCGCCGACCGGTCCCGGCCCATGGGCGCCGAGCAGTTCGAAGCGGTCGACTGGCTGCCCGGCCGGGCGACCGACGCCCCGCTGATAGCGGGGGCGGCGGCCCACTTCGAGTGCGTGCGATGGGGTGCGTACGACGGTGGCGACCACACCATCCGTCTCGGGCGGGTGACCACCCTGGACGATCTGCCGGACCGCGACCCGCTGGTGTTCCACCGCGGCCGCTTCCGGCAGCTCGCCGCCCAGGCGCAGGGAGGCGCGGCATGA
- a CDS encoding acyl-CoA thioesterase: MAEDYFEYRHTVGFEETNLVGNVYYVNYLRWQGRCRELFLHQKAPDVLAEVQDDLKLFTLKVDCEFFAEITAFDELSIRMRLSELGQTQLEFTFDYVKVTGGAEVLIARGRQRIACMRGPNTNTVPSRIPEGLARALEPYAVQGRVLTGQVA, translated from the coding sequence ATGGCGGAAGACTACTTCGAGTACCGGCACACGGTGGGTTTCGAGGAGACCAACCTCGTCGGGAACGTGTACTACGTGAACTACCTGCGCTGGCAGGGCCGGTGCCGGGAGCTGTTCCTGCACCAGAAGGCACCGGACGTGCTCGCCGAGGTGCAGGACGACCTGAAGCTGTTCACGCTGAAGGTGGACTGCGAGTTCTTCGCCGAGATCACCGCCTTCGACGAGCTGTCCATCCGGATGCGGCTGTCCGAACTCGGCCAGACCCAACTGGAGTTCACCTTCGACTACGTCAAGGTGACCGGCGGGGCGGAGGTGCTGATCGCCCGCGGCCGGCAGCGGATCGCGTGCATGCGCGGCCCGAACACCAACACCGTGCCCTCCCGTATTCCCGAGGGCCTGGCGCGCGCCCTGGAGCCGTACGCCGTCCAGGGCCGGGTTCTGACGGGGCAGGTGGCATGA
- a CDS encoding SDR family NAD(P)-dependent oxidoreductase → MLRTLVAERAELPADLVDPDSRLLDDLHMSSITVGQIVNQAASRLGIAAAQVPTNFATATLAQLAEALETLISTGGDGQEPTAGPAIAGAAAWARPFAVDLDELARPPAAADGTDGAWELFAPEGHPFAERLRQALATSRLGSGVLAVLPRGCSAQEVDRVLDAAKNALAGGRERRFVLVQDGRGAAGLAKTLHLEAPHLRTTIVHTPVTRDAVERVVAEVAATGRFTEVHYDEADVRRVPTLRALPVEPLRTDSPLDATDVLLVTGGGKGISAECALAIALDTGAKLAVLGRSDPAQDRELAENLGRMRDSGVTVHYARADVTEPEQVTAAVAELEGELGRITGLLHGAGRNEPAPLTQLGAEDFRRTFAPKVDGLRTVLEAVGAGSLKLLVAFGSIIGRAGLRGEAHYATANEWLADLTEDVARNHPQVRARCMEWSVWSGVGMGEKLSVVESLSREGITPVSPDQGVKILLRLISDPDAPVVTVISGRTEGIGTVRRDLPALPMLRFTGTPLVRYHGVELVTEVELNAGSDPYLADHLLDGNLLLPAVIGMEAMAQVASAVTGRTSAPVIEGARFLRPIVVPPNGSTRIRIAATVTGADTVDVAIHAEDTGFVAEHFRARLVYTEAPAPDGPPLQVPEDTPVVPLDPAADLYGSILFQGARFQRLRRFHRAAARHVDAEVAVQRHPEGWFAGFLPGELLLADPGMRDSLMHGNQVCVPDATLLPSGVERIHPLGSGDRVPDQLRYTAVERSRDGDTYVYDIAVRDGNGTVVERWDGLTLHAVRKNDGSGPWVAPLLGPYLERSLEDVLGGRIAVAVEPHGDAPAESVAQRRGFTSDAASRALGTPVAVRHRPDGRPELEAGTHMSMSAAHGLGVTLSAVSDTEVSCDIEAVSMRTAAEWKGLIGDHAAVAELVARETGEAPDTAATRVWSAVECLAKAGIMAGAPLTVLPRRKDAWVVFAVGELRIATFVTALRDALEPAVFAFLTHASDLTEGRS, encoded by the coding sequence GTGCTGCGCACCCTCGTCGCGGAACGCGCGGAACTTCCGGCCGATCTCGTCGACCCCGACAGCCGGCTCCTGGACGACCTCCACATGAGTTCGATCACCGTCGGCCAGATCGTCAACCAGGCGGCGTCCCGCCTCGGGATCGCCGCGGCCCAGGTGCCGACCAACTTCGCCACCGCCACCCTGGCCCAGCTGGCCGAGGCGCTGGAGACCCTCATCAGCACCGGCGGTGACGGGCAGGAGCCCACCGCCGGCCCCGCGATCGCGGGTGCGGCCGCCTGGGCGCGGCCCTTCGCCGTGGACCTCGACGAGCTGGCCCGGCCGCCCGCCGCGGCCGACGGAACCGACGGCGCATGGGAGCTGTTCGCCCCGGAGGGGCACCCGTTCGCCGAGCGCCTCAGGCAGGCTCTGGCGACGTCCCGGCTGGGCTCGGGCGTCCTGGCCGTCCTGCCCAGGGGCTGCTCCGCACAGGAGGTCGACCGGGTACTCGACGCCGCGAAGAACGCACTCGCCGGCGGCCGCGAGCGGCGCTTCGTCCTGGTGCAGGACGGCCGCGGTGCCGCGGGTCTGGCCAAGACCCTGCACCTGGAGGCACCGCATCTGCGCACCACCATCGTCCACACTCCGGTGACACGGGACGCGGTGGAGCGGGTCGTGGCCGAGGTGGCGGCGACCGGCCGGTTCACCGAGGTCCACTACGACGAGGCCGACGTGCGTCGGGTACCGACGCTGCGGGCCCTGCCGGTGGAGCCGCTGCGCACCGACTCGCCCCTGGACGCCACCGACGTCCTGCTGGTGACCGGCGGCGGCAAGGGCATCTCCGCGGAGTGCGCCCTGGCCATCGCCCTGGACACGGGGGCGAAGCTGGCCGTGCTCGGCCGCTCCGACCCTGCGCAGGACCGCGAACTCGCCGAGAACCTGGGCCGGATGCGCGACAGCGGCGTCACCGTGCACTACGCGCGCGCCGACGTCACCGAGCCGGAGCAGGTCACGGCGGCCGTCGCCGAACTGGAGGGCGAACTCGGCAGGATCACCGGTCTGCTGCACGGCGCGGGCCGCAACGAGCCCGCCCCGCTGACCCAGCTCGGCGCCGAGGACTTCCGGCGGACCTTCGCCCCCAAGGTCGACGGGCTGCGTACGGTTCTGGAGGCGGTGGGAGCCGGCAGTCTGAAGCTGCTCGTCGCCTTCGGCAGCATCATCGGCCGGGCGGGCCTGCGCGGCGAGGCGCACTACGCCACCGCCAACGAGTGGCTGGCGGATCTCACCGAGGACGTCGCCCGCAACCACCCGCAGGTCCGCGCCCGGTGCATGGAGTGGTCGGTGTGGTCCGGCGTCGGCATGGGCGAGAAGCTCTCCGTCGTCGAATCGCTGTCCCGCGAGGGCATCACCCCCGTCTCCCCGGACCAGGGCGTGAAGATCCTGCTGCGCCTGATCTCGGACCCGGACGCGCCCGTCGTCACGGTCATCAGCGGCCGTACGGAGGGCATCGGCACCGTCCGCCGCGACCTGCCCGCGCTGCCGATGCTGCGCTTCACCGGCACCCCGCTGGTCCGGTACCACGGCGTCGAGCTGGTCACCGAGGTCGAACTGAACGCCGGCAGCGACCCCTACCTGGCCGACCACCTGCTCGACGGCAACCTGCTGCTGCCCGCCGTGATCGGCATGGAGGCCATGGCCCAGGTCGCGTCCGCGGTCACCGGCCGCACCTCGGCCCCGGTCATCGAGGGCGCCAGGTTCCTGCGGCCCATCGTGGTGCCGCCGAACGGCAGTACCCGGATCCGGATCGCGGCGACCGTCACCGGCGCGGACACCGTCGATGTCGCCATCCACGCCGAGGACACCGGGTTCGTCGCCGAACACTTCCGGGCGCGGCTGGTCTACACCGAGGCCCCGGCACCGGACGGTCCGCCGCTCCAGGTGCCCGAGGACACCCCGGTCGTCCCCCTGGATCCGGCCGCCGACCTGTACGGCAGCATCCTGTTCCAGGGCGCCCGTTTCCAGCGGCTGCGCCGCTTCCACCGGGCCGCCGCCCGGCACGTCGACGCCGAAGTCGCCGTCCAGCGGCACCCCGAGGGCTGGTTCGCCGGCTTCCTGCCCGGAGAGCTGCTCCTGGCCGATCCCGGCATGCGCGACTCGCTCATGCACGGCAACCAGGTGTGCGTACCCGACGCGACGCTGCTGCCCTCGGGCGTGGAGCGGATCCATCCGCTGGGCTCCGGGGACCGCGTTCCCGACCAGCTGCGGTACACCGCGGTCGAGCGCAGCCGGGACGGCGACACCTACGTGTACGACATCGCGGTGCGCGACGGGAACGGCACCGTCGTCGAACGCTGGGACGGCCTGACCCTCCACGCCGTACGGAAGAACGACGGGTCCGGCCCCTGGGTCGCGCCGCTCCTCGGCCCCTACCTCGAGCGCTCGCTGGAGGACGTCCTCGGCGGTCGTATCGCGGTCGCCGTCGAACCGCACGGTGACGCCCCCGCAGAGTCGGTCGCTCAGCGCCGGGGCTTCACCTCCGACGCGGCCTCCAGGGCGCTCGGCACCCCGGTCGCGGTCCGGCACCGTCCCGACGGCCGACCGGAGCTGGAGGCGGGCACGCACATGTCGATGTCGGCCGCACACGGCCTGGGGGTCACCCTCAGCGCGGTCTCCGACACCGAGGTGTCCTGCGACATCGAGGCCGTCAGCATGCGCACGGCCGCAGAGTGGAAGGGCCTGATCGGCGACCACGCGGCCGTCGCGGAACTCGTCGCCAGGGAGACGGGCGAGGCGCCCGACACCGCCGCTACCCGGGTGTGGAGCGCCGTGGAGTGCCTGGCCAAGGCCGGGATCATGGCGGGAGCGCCGCTGACGGTGCTGCCGCGCCGCAAGGACGCCTGGGTGGTGTTCGCCGTCGGCGAGCTGCGGATCGCGACCTTCGTCACCGCCCTGCGCGACGCCCTCGAGCCCGCGGTCTTCGCCTTTCTCACGCACGCATCGGATCTCACCGAAGGGCGGTCCTAG
- a CDS encoding type I polyketide synthase: MTRIAIVGMACRYPDASNPKELWDNAVAGRRAFRRLPDVRMNLDDYWDADPAAPDAFYARNAAVIEGYAFDRIAHKIAGSTFRSTDLTHWLALDTAGRALADAGFPAGEGLPRERTGVVVGNTLTGEFSRANVMRLRWPYVRRVMAAALKGQDDWDESRIADFLDEVETAYKEPFPAIDEDTLAGGLANTIAGRICNHYDLNGGGYTVDGACSSSLLSVTTAGTSLINGDIDVAVAGGVDLSIDPFEIIGFAKTGALAKGEMKLYDRGSNGFWPGEGCGMIVMMREEDALAAGHRVYATIAGWGVSSDGHGGITRPEVNGYQLALARAYERAGFGIETVRLFEGHGTGTAVGDATELTALMGARREADPDAPVAAITSIKGMIGHTKAAAGVAGLIKAAMAVDDQTLPPSIGTVDPHELLAADANLKALRKAEAWPGDGPRRAGITAMGFGGINTHVVLDEPAARRRPAPSRRSAVLADSLQDCELLAVDGESPRELRARLTEVAAFAAQVSYGQVADLAATLQRELRGLPHRAAVVVSSPEDAERRLLHLAGLLDSGESAYTATDGRSFMARTNGRARIGFLFPGQGSGSGTGGGALRRRFPEAAEVFERSALPTTGDMVATDVAQPRIATGSAAGLRVLDSLRLEATVAVGHSLGELSALHWAGALDEETLLEAARVRGRAMAEHSASGTMASLNAEPQRAGELIDGLGVVIAGYNCPAQTVVAGPVADIEEVQRRAGLADVACTRLNVSHAFHSPLVAASAASFGAWLDGIRPGDVSGRVVSTVTGGELPRDADLAGLLREQITGPVRFTQAVSLAAESVDLFVEVGPGRVLSGLAQATTGVPAIALNTDDESLRGVLQVAGAAFVAGAPVALERLFQDRLIRPLEVGQEFSFLASPCEQAPRGLPAAAGRRARPRA; this comes from the coding sequence ATGACCAGAATCGCCATCGTCGGCATGGCCTGCCGCTACCCCGACGCCTCGAACCCGAAGGAGCTGTGGGACAACGCCGTCGCCGGACGGCGCGCGTTCCGCCGCCTGCCCGACGTCCGGATGAACCTGGACGACTACTGGGACGCCGACCCGGCGGCCCCCGACGCCTTCTACGCCCGCAACGCCGCGGTCATCGAGGGCTACGCGTTCGACCGCATCGCCCACAAGATCGCCGGCAGCACCTTCCGGTCGACCGACCTCACACACTGGCTCGCCCTCGACACCGCCGGCCGCGCACTCGCCGACGCCGGGTTCCCCGCCGGCGAGGGACTGCCGCGCGAACGCACCGGCGTCGTCGTCGGCAACACCCTCACCGGCGAGTTCTCCCGCGCCAACGTGATGCGGCTGCGCTGGCCGTACGTCCGGCGGGTGATGGCCGCGGCCCTCAAGGGCCAGGACGACTGGGACGAGTCCCGGATCGCCGACTTCCTCGACGAAGTCGAGACCGCGTACAAGGAGCCGTTCCCGGCGATCGACGAGGACACCCTCGCCGGCGGACTCGCCAACACCATCGCCGGCCGGATCTGCAACCACTACGACCTCAACGGCGGCGGCTACACCGTCGACGGCGCCTGCTCCTCCTCGCTGCTGTCGGTGACCACCGCCGGAACCTCGCTGATCAACGGCGACATCGACGTCGCCGTCGCCGGCGGCGTGGACCTGTCGATCGACCCGTTCGAGATCATCGGCTTCGCCAAGACAGGCGCGCTCGCCAAGGGCGAGATGAAGCTGTACGACCGCGGCTCCAACGGCTTCTGGCCGGGCGAGGGATGCGGAATGATCGTGATGATGCGGGAGGAGGACGCTCTCGCCGCCGGCCACCGCGTCTACGCGACCATCGCGGGCTGGGGCGTGTCCTCCGACGGCCACGGCGGCATCACCCGCCCCGAGGTCAACGGCTACCAGCTGGCCCTCGCACGCGCCTACGAGCGGGCCGGGTTCGGCATCGAGACCGTACGGCTCTTCGAAGGCCACGGCACCGGAACCGCCGTCGGCGACGCCACCGAACTCACCGCCCTCATGGGCGCACGCCGGGAGGCCGACCCCGACGCCCCGGTCGCGGCCATCACCTCCATCAAGGGCATGATCGGCCACACCAAGGCCGCCGCCGGCGTCGCCGGTCTGATCAAGGCGGCCATGGCCGTCGACGACCAGACCCTCCCCCCGTCCATCGGCACGGTCGACCCGCACGAACTGCTCGCAGCCGACGCCAACCTCAAGGCGCTGCGCAAGGCCGAGGCCTGGCCCGGGGACGGGCCGCGCCGCGCCGGCATCACCGCCATGGGCTTCGGCGGCATCAACACCCATGTCGTCCTGGACGAGCCCGCCGCCCGGCGCCGCCCGGCGCCGAGCCGCCGCTCCGCCGTACTGGCCGACTCGCTCCAGGACTGCGAACTGCTCGCCGTCGACGGCGAGTCGCCGCGCGAACTGCGTGCCCGGCTCACCGAGGTCGCCGCCTTCGCCGCCCAGGTCTCGTACGGGCAGGTCGCGGACCTGGCCGCCACGCTGCAACGCGAACTGCGCGGTCTGCCGCACCGCGCGGCGGTCGTCGTCTCCTCCCCGGAGGACGCCGAACGCCGCCTGCTGCACCTGGCCGGCCTGCTCGACTCGGGCGAGAGCGCCTACACCGCCACGGACGGCCGCAGCTTCATGGCCCGCACCAACGGCCGCGCCCGGATCGGCTTCCTCTTCCCCGGACAGGGCTCGGGCAGCGGAACCGGCGGAGGCGCGCTGCGCCGCCGCTTCCCCGAGGCCGCCGAGGTCTTCGAGCGGTCCGCCCTGCCCACGACCGGGGACATGGTCGCCACCGACGTGGCGCAGCCGCGCATCGCCACCGGCTCGGCCGCCGGGCTGCGGGTGCTGGACTCGCTCCGCCTGGAGGCGACCGTCGCCGTCGGGCACAGCCTCGGCGAACTCTCCGCCCTCCACTGGGCCGGCGCCCTCGACGAGGAGACACTGCTCGAGGCGGCCCGGGTACGCGGGCGGGCGATGGCCGAGCACAGCGCCTCCGGCACGATGGCCTCGCTGAACGCGGAGCCCCAGCGGGCCGGGGAACTCATCGACGGCCTCGGCGTCGTCATCGCCGGCTACAACTGCCCCGCACAGACGGTGGTCGCCGGACCGGTCGCGGACATCGAGGAGGTGCAGCGCCGGGCCGGTCTCGCCGACGTGGCCTGCACCCGCCTCAACGTCTCACACGCCTTCCACTCGCCGCTCGTCGCCGCCTCCGCCGCGTCCTTCGGGGCCTGGCTCGACGGCATCCGCCCCGGCGACGTCTCGGGCCGGGTCGTCTCCACCGTCACCGGCGGCGAACTGCCCCGTGACGCCGACCTGGCCGGCCTGCTCCGGGAGCAGATCACCGGACCCGTCCGCTTCACCCAGGCGGTGAGCCTGGCTGCCGAGAGCGTCGACCTGTTCGTCGAGGTCGGCCCGGGACGGGTGCTCAGCGGACTCGCCCAGGCCACCACCGGAGTTCCCGCCATCGCGCTGAACACCGACGACGAGTCGCTGCGCGGCGTCCTCCAGGTCGCCGGTGCCGCGTTCGTCGCGGGTGCGCCCGTCGCCCTCGAACGGCTCTTCCAGGACCGGCTGATCCGGCCCCTGGAGGTCGGCCAGGAGTTCTCCTTCCTCGCCAGCCCCTGCGAGCAGGCCCCGCGCGGCCTCCCGGCTGCGGCCGGCCGCCGGGCGCGCCCGCGCGCGTAG